In Mangrovivirga cuniculi, the following proteins share a genomic window:
- a CDS encoding fumarate reductase/succinate dehydrogenase flavoprotein subunit — protein sequence MKLESKIPEGPLAEKWTRHKFNVKLVNPANKRKFEVIVVGTGLAGASAAATLAELGYNVKAFCFQDSPRRAHSIAAQGGINAAKNYQNDGDSIYRLFYDTIKGGDYRSREGNVYRLSEVSVNIIDQCVAQGVPFAREYGGLLDNRSFGGAQVSRTFYARGQTGQQLLLGAYQALSRQVSTGKVKLYPRTEMLDLVLIDGEAKGIITRDLITGKIEKHAANAVVLASGGYGNVFYLSTNAMGSNATAAWRAHKKGAFFANPCFTQIHPTCIPVSGDHQSKLTLMSESLRNDGRVWVPKSEEKAKGLSAKDAVDIPEEERDYYLERKYPSFGNLVPRDVASRNAKYVCDEGRGVGKTGLAVFLDFADAIKRDGKDTIEAKYGNLFDMYRQITGDNPYEVPMMIYPAVHYTMGGLWVDYNLQTSIPGLYATGESNFSDHGANRLGASALMQGLADGYFVLPYTIGDYLATQPMEKVSNDHPAFDEAIKDVKGKINKLLSIKGSKTVDEFHRELGKIMWDYCGMSRNAEGLKKAKGLIKELRAEFWDNVKVFGTNDELNQSLEKANRVADFLELGELMVDDALNREESCGGHFREEYQTEEGEALRNDEDFSYVAAWEYQGENQDEKLNKEELEFENVKLTQRSYK from the coding sequence ATGAAATTAGAATCAAAAATACCGGAAGGACCGCTGGCAGAAAAATGGACCAGGCATAAATTTAATGTTAAACTGGTAAACCCTGCCAATAAAAGGAAATTCGAGGTTATCGTAGTTGGCACCGGTCTTGCAGGAGCATCTGCTGCAGCTACCTTAGCCGAGCTTGGATATAATGTGAAGGCATTTTGTTTCCAGGACAGTCCGAGAAGAGCTCACTCTATCGCCGCTCAGGGAGGTATAAATGCTGCAAAGAACTATCAAAATGATGGTGATAGTATTTACAGATTATTTTATGACACTATTAAAGGTGGTGATTACAGATCAAGAGAAGGCAATGTCTATCGACTGTCAGAAGTATCCGTAAACATCATTGATCAATGTGTGGCTCAAGGAGTTCCTTTCGCTCGTGAATATGGTGGATTACTTGACAACCGTTCGTTTGGTGGAGCACAGGTTTCCAGAACTTTCTACGCACGTGGTCAGACTGGACAACAATTATTATTAGGTGCTTACCAGGCTCTTAGCCGCCAGGTATCTACTGGAAAAGTAAAACTTTATCCAAGAACTGAGATGCTTGACCTGGTTCTTATCGATGGTGAAGCAAAAGGTATTATAACCAGAGACCTTATCACCGGTAAAATAGAAAAGCATGCTGCTAATGCGGTTGTTCTTGCTTCTGGTGGTTATGGCAATGTTTTCTACCTTTCTACTAATGCAATGGGCTCAAATGCTACTGCAGCATGGAGAGCGCATAAAAAAGGTGCATTTTTCGCTAACCCTTGTTTTACTCAGATTCACCCTACTTGTATACCAGTTTCAGGTGACCATCAGTCAAAATTAACCTTGATGTCTGAATCATTAAGAAATGATGGTCGCGTGTGGGTACCAAAAAGTGAAGAAAAAGCGAAAGGACTTTCTGCTAAGGATGCTGTTGATATTCCTGAGGAAGAAAGAGATTATTACCTTGAAAGAAAATATCCTAGCTTCGGTAACCTTGTTCCACGTGATGTGGCATCCAGAAATGCCAAATACGTTTGTGACGAAGGCCGAGGTGTAGGTAAAACCGGATTAGCTGTATTCCTGGATTTTGCTGATGCAATTAAAAGAGATGGTAAAGATACCATAGAGGCTAAATACGGTAACCTTTTTGATATGTATCGCCAAATCACTGGTGATAACCCTTATGAAGTACCAATGATGATTTATCCAGCCGTTCACTATACAATGGGTGGTCTGTGGGTAGATTACAATCTTCAAACTTCTATTCCTGGTCTTTATGCTACCGGAGAATCTAACTTCTCAGATCATGGAGCGAATAGATTAGGAGCTTCAGCTCTTATGCAGGGACTAGCAGATGGATATTTTGTCCTTCCTTACACAATTGGCGATTACCTTGCTACTCAACCAATGGAGAAGGTTTCTAATGACCACCCTGCGTTTGACGAGGCTATCAAGGATGTAAAAGGCAAGATTAATAAATTATTGAGCATTAAGGGTAGTAAGACTGTTGATGAATTCCACAGAGAACTAGGAAAGATCATGTGGGATTACTGCGGAATGTCTAGAAATGCTGAAGGCTTAAAGAAAGCAAAAGGTCTTATAAAAGAGCTTAGAGCAGAATTCTGGGATAACGTTAAAGTATTTGGTACAAACGACGAATTAAATCAATCACTTGAAAAAGCAAACAGGGTAGCTGATTTCCTTGAGCTTGGAGAATTAATGGTTGATGACGCCCTTAACCGTGAAGAATCATGTGGAGGACACTTCAGAGAAGAGTATCAAACCGAAGAAGGTGAGGCACTTAGAAATGATGAAGACTTCTCATATGTAGCTGCATGGGAATACCAGGGTGAAAACCAGGATGAAAAGCTCAACAAAGAAGAGCTTGAATTTGAAAATGTTAAACTGACTCAAAGAAGTTATAAATAA
- a CDS encoding T9SS type B sorting domain-containing protein: protein MQIIVLESENERPELIIPEDTCITAGTVLSLDPAATATDPDGDSVKIEAFGGPFVISNSPASYSPDPPVFQAPEAQLDFEWNTNCFHIRENPWQVVFKVSDLPLRNGSDTPLPALVDFKTWNITVVGPPPNITEVVPRTARSTEISWDEYECDNRIVSGFQIWRRVDSNPFEPTSCDVGMPEGTGYELIDITTNDVNNYIDDDNGMGLSPGAKYCYRIVAVFRDPQGGESYVSNEVCTTVVAEAPVITQVSVLETDPANGEINVEWLPPFDLTDPSFPPPYNYKLYRHAGFNGGAGRTLVYEGEQTSFTDTGFDTQNQPYHYQVELYDSNDNFVDTSSYASSVYLDIFSETDQLTLSWSADVPWSNQIEAYPYHRIYRNNVDPDNPDQLVLIDSVNVTTNGLNYTDTGEFNGTALVDSIEYCYVVRTAGSYGNPDIPEPLLNFSQEACSFLSDSIPPCPPIELTINNLDVGECEDFLFNQPCDFSNYFNELTWDPELEQECAEDVRLFNIYYSRTGDEGTFSLVGSTREPNFTHLDLDEFAGCYYITAVDRSGNESAPSNVVCRDNCPYYELPNVFTPNGDGFNDTFEAYSNQQNDFSKCPRFVESVEFKVFNSHGKEVYTYSSGNEKSILINWNGEGNNGQVLNPGVYYYVAKVRFRVLDPAKKEREYKGWVHLLE, encoded by the coding sequence ATGCAAATTATTGTTCTGGAGTCTGAAAATGAAAGGCCTGAGCTCATCATTCCCGAAGATACTTGTATAACTGCAGGAACGGTTCTTTCGCTTGATCCAGCTGCAACCGCCACTGATCCTGATGGAGATAGTGTTAAAATAGAGGCTTTCGGAGGTCCTTTTGTGATTTCAAACTCACCAGCCTCTTATTCCCCGGATCCTCCTGTATTCCAGGCGCCCGAGGCTCAATTAGACTTTGAGTGGAATACAAATTGTTTCCATATCAGGGAAAATCCGTGGCAAGTAGTATTTAAAGTTTCCGATTTACCTTTAAGAAATGGAAGTGACACACCTTTGCCAGCCCTGGTAGATTTCAAAACCTGGAATATTACTGTAGTTGGTCCTCCGCCAAATATTACAGAGGTGGTTCCCAGAACTGCCAGAAGTACTGAAATCTCATGGGATGAATACGAATGTGATAATCGAATAGTTTCCGGTTTTCAAATCTGGAGAAGAGTTGATAGTAATCCTTTTGAGCCAACAAGTTGTGATGTTGGTATGCCTGAAGGAACCGGGTATGAATTGATCGATATAACTACAAATGATGTCAATAATTATATTGATGATGATAATGGAATGGGACTAAGTCCGGGTGCAAAATATTGCTATCGAATAGTAGCTGTTTTCAGAGATCCGCAGGGAGGAGAAAGTTATGTATCCAATGAAGTTTGTACCACAGTTGTTGCGGAAGCTCCCGTCATTACCCAAGTTTCAGTACTTGAAACAGATCCTGCTAACGGAGAGATAAATGTTGAGTGGTTACCACCATTCGATTTAACAGATCCTTCATTTCCTCCTCCATATAATTACAAGCTTTACAGGCATGCAGGCTTTAATGGTGGAGCTGGAAGAACATTGGTATACGAAGGAGAACAAACATCTTTTACAGATACTGGCTTTGATACACAAAATCAACCTTACCATTATCAGGTAGAATTATATGATTCGAATGATAATTTTGTAGATACCTCTTCTTATGCTAGTTCTGTTTATCTTGATATTTTTTCAGAAACAGATCAGTTAACGCTTAGCTGGTCAGCAGATGTTCCATGGTCTAATCAGATCGAAGCATATCCATATCATCGTATTTACAGAAATAATGTAGATCCGGATAATCCAGATCAACTAGTGCTAATCGATTCGGTTAATGTTACTACTAATGGATTAAATTATACCGATACCGGTGAATTTAATGGTACGGCATTGGTTGATTCAATTGAATATTGTTACGTAGTGAGAACCGCTGGTTCATACGGTAATCCTGATATTCCTGAACCATTACTAAATTTCTCACAGGAAGCCTGTTCATTTTTGTCGGATTCCATTCCACCATGCCCACCGATAGAATTGACAATAAATAATTTGGATGTTGGAGAGTGTGAAGACTTTCTGTTCAACCAGCCATGTGATTTTAGTAATTACTTCAATGAACTAACCTGGGATCCTGAGTTGGAACAGGAATGTGCTGAAGACGTAAGGTTGTTTAATATCTATTACAGTAGGACCGGTGACGAAGGTACCTTTTCCCTTGTTGGAAGTACAAGAGAGCCAAATTTCACACATTTAGATCTCGATGAATTTGCTGGCTGTTATTATATAACTGCGGTTGACAGATCGGGAAATGAAAGCGCACCTTCTAACGTTGTTTGTAGAGATAATTGTCCTTATTATGAGCTTCCAAATGTGTTTACTCCAAATGGTGATGGATTTAATGATACTTTTGAGGCGTATAGTAACCAACAAAATGATTTTTCGAAATGCCCACGATTTGTAGAGAGTGTTGAATTTAAGGTATTTAATAGTCATGGGAAAGAAGTATATACTTATTCCTCAGGCAATGAAAAGTCGATATTAATTAACTGGAATGGTGAAGGTAATAATGGACAGGTGTTAAACCCTGGTGTTTATTATTATGTTGCAAAAGTAAGATTTAGAGTCCTTGACCCGGCTAAGAAAGAAAGAGAATATAAAGGATGGGTTCATTTACTCGAATAA
- a CDS encoding THUMP domain-containing class I SAM-dependent RNA methyltransferase, translated as MKNNIFISSLPGQTDYLEKEVADLGFDIVKKSFFGINIRGSFNDCVKLNLWLRTANKVLFELKSFYAPDANKLYREVYNFHWQDILPADGYFTVDSYVKNDTIKDKRFAQVKLKDAIVDRLRKEKNTRPDTGPERDDSSVYLHWSENKAVVYLDTSGHTISKHGYRLHPWKAPLIEALATSIIMGTIWTPDQLFVNPMCGSGTLAIETALIAINKRPGLMRSNYGFMHTHLFDVEYYKEEMINLKNQVKSGDNVRIIAGDIESKAVDIAKQNAKAAGVEDLIDFYTDDFRRTPLPDNEGVIVINPDYGIRLSEGEDEKLEELYQEIGDFFKNEATGYTGYIFTGNLKLLKRVGLRTSSRKTYFNGKLECRLAEYHLYKGSKKE; from the coding sequence ATGAAAAATAATATCTTTATCAGTTCTTTACCGGGTCAAACTGACTACCTTGAAAAAGAAGTAGCCGACCTGGGTTTTGATATTGTGAAAAAATCCTTTTTTGGGATCAATATAAGAGGGTCATTTAATGACTGTGTGAAACTTAATTTATGGCTAAGAACAGCCAATAAGGTTCTTTTTGAATTAAAATCTTTCTATGCTCCGGATGCCAATAAATTATATCGCGAAGTGTATAATTTTCACTGGCAGGATATCCTTCCAGCGGATGGCTATTTTACTGTAGACTCTTATGTTAAAAACGATACCATCAAGGACAAACGATTTGCTCAGGTTAAATTAAAAGATGCAATCGTTGACAGATTAAGAAAAGAAAAGAACACAAGACCAGACACTGGGCCTGAAAGAGATGATTCGTCAGTTTATTTACACTGGTCTGAAAATAAAGCCGTAGTTTATCTTGACACAAGTGGTCACACAATTTCTAAGCATGGATACAGGCTTCACCCCTGGAAAGCTCCTCTGATTGAAGCTCTGGCTACCTCAATAATAATGGGCACTATCTGGACTCCGGATCAGCTTTTTGTGAATCCTATGTGTGGTAGTGGCACTTTAGCTATTGAAACAGCACTGATAGCAATCAACAAACGACCAGGATTGATGCGCTCTAATTACGGCTTTATGCATACTCACCTTTTCGATGTCGAGTATTATAAAGAAGAAATGATCAACCTTAAAAATCAGGTGAAAAGCGGCGATAATGTAAGAATAATTGCAGGTGATATCGAATCAAAAGCAGTTGACATTGCAAAACAAAATGCCAAAGCTGCCGGTGTTGAAGACCTGATCGATTTTTACACGGATGACTTTAGAAGAACTCCCCTGCCTGATAATGAAGGAGTAATTGTAATCAACCCTGATTATGGAATCAGACTTAGTGAAGGTGAAGACGAGAAACTTGAAGAACTATATCAGGAAATAGGAGATTTCTTCAAAAATGAAGCTACCGGATATACCGGATACATATTTACAGGCAATTTAAAATTATTAAAGCGCGTAGGATTAAGAACTTCATCAAGAAAGACTTATTTTAACGGTAAATTAGAATGCCGTCTTGCTGAATACCATCTTTATAAAGGCAGCAAAAAGGAATGA
- a CDS encoding succinate dehydrogenase/fumarate reductase iron-sulfur subunit: MNLTLKVWRQKNQNDKGKMETYQVSDISPDMSFLEMMDVLNEQLIKEDIEPVHFDHDCREGICGMCSMHINGRPHGPQQAVTTCQLHMRSFKDGDTITIEPWRAGAFPVVKDLVVDRSSFDRIIQAGGYVSVNTGGVPDANEIPIPKPIADEAFNSATCIGCGACVAACKNASAMLFTSAKVAQLAMLPQGKTEAKTRAEKMVAQMDAEGFGACTNTGACSAECPKEISLENIAKMNREYFSAKAKSENTEM, from the coding sequence ATGAACCTTACACTAAAAGTCTGGAGACAAAAAAATCAAAATGATAAGGGAAAAATGGAAACTTACCAGGTTTCTGACATTTCACCGGACATGTCCTTCCTTGAAATGATGGACGTGCTCAATGAGCAATTGATCAAGGAAGACATTGAGCCTGTTCATTTTGATCACGATTGCCGCGAAGGTATTTGTGGTATGTGTAGTATGCACATCAATGGGCGTCCACACGGACCACAACAAGCTGTAACCACATGTCAGCTACATATGAGATCTTTTAAAGACGGTGACACTATCACCATCGAACCATGGAGAGCAGGAGCTTTTCCAGTAGTTAAAGACCTTGTAGTAGACAGATCTTCATTTGACCGAATTATACAGGCAGGTGGATATGTAAGCGTAAATACTGGTGGTGTACCTGATGCTAACGAAATACCTATCCCTAAACCAATCGCTGATGAAGCATTTAATTCAGCGACTTGTATCGGATGTGGAGCTTGTGTAGCAGCTTGTAAAAACGCATCGGCAATGTTGTTTACCTCTGCAAAAGTAGCTCAGCTTGCTATGTTGCCTCAGGGTAAAACTGAAGCAAAAACAAGAGCAGAAAAAATGGTCGCTCAAATGGATGCTGAAGGATTCGGAGCTTGTACTAATACCGGTGCTTGTTCTGCTGAATGTCCTAAAGAAATCAGTCTTGAAAATATAGCAAAAATGAACAGAGAATATTTCTCTGCGAAAGCTAAGTCTGAGAATACAGAAATGTGA
- a CDS encoding patatin-like phospholipase family protein: MRKFLEKVYYFFPVKLILHHLQGKLLLILGWVWLFAAAGELFGNTFGIPYLFLSPEYLNEVSFYSFAVVGIILGGFAMTFHITCYLMDGHRYPFLGQLRKPFTHYAINNSIIPMIFLSFYILKIIGFQKNYELAGTEEIVARVGGLLLGYTGMQAIMYTYFIFTNQDVFQVIRESVEKKIRKVPIARQNLLRRYKNEYNKPDIEVKGFLGTDFKFHKVQEPPAYVTKFAILKVFGQNSFNAVSLEFTAFAAIILIGVFRENPFFQIPAAASCILLLTILMMFAGAFSYWFKRWSVLMILLILIFLNFLPTFEFFKSEYQVPGIDYSKNEIPYSIPKLRELTHSDTVKNDILKGIDILENWKKNTGKEKPVMVVITNSGGGQRASLWSLTAMQSLDTALENQLMNHTALITGASGGLIGAAYYRELYRQKLLGNIDNPNDSIYRTNISKDALNHVIFTMLVNDLFVRLQRFDYKGKEYIADRGIAFERQLLANTNDVLNVPVSEYREPEKNGIIPQLIISPTILNDGRKLFIGAQDISYMSRATIAVPFTGEQKVKGIEFMRAFKEHDAEDVSILSALRMNATYPYILPNVGLPTDPEIKILDAGLVDNFGISDAIRFLLSFRNWISRNTSGIVIVTIRDSAVHSPPDSDISQTLMEKFTIPITGVYNNLPNLQDYSNDKEMELLKALLEVPVNLVPIEYIPERNKGEIEGKRATLNWRLTNREKENIIRNISETHNILAIQKIKGLVNCPEK, encoded by the coding sequence ATGAGAAAATTCCTCGAAAAGGTTTATTACTTCTTTCCAGTTAAGTTGATTTTACATCATCTTCAGGGAAAGCTTTTATTAATTTTGGGTTGGGTCTGGCTCTTTGCAGCTGCCGGTGAGCTTTTCGGAAATACATTCGGAATTCCCTACCTCTTTTTATCTCCTGAATACCTTAATGAAGTCTCTTTTTATAGTTTCGCTGTAGTAGGTATAATTCTGGGAGGGTTTGCCATGACCTTCCATATAACCTGCTATTTAATGGATGGACACAGGTATCCTTTTCTTGGTCAGTTACGCAAACCATTTACTCATTACGCGATCAATAATTCTATCATTCCGATGATATTTTTATCATTTTATATACTTAAAATCATCGGATTTCAAAAAAATTATGAATTAGCAGGGACTGAGGAAATTGTTGCAAGGGTTGGTGGTTTGCTATTAGGCTATACCGGCATGCAAGCTATCATGTACACTTATTTCATATTTACAAATCAGGATGTATTCCAGGTAATAAGAGAAAGTGTCGAAAAAAAGATAAGAAAAGTACCAATCGCCAGGCAAAATTTACTCAGGAGATATAAAAATGAATATAATAAACCTGACATTGAAGTAAAGGGATTTCTTGGGACTGACTTCAAGTTTCATAAAGTCCAGGAACCTCCCGCATACGTTACTAAATTTGCCATTTTAAAGGTCTTTGGTCAAAATAGTTTTAATGCCGTTTCGCTTGAATTCACTGCATTTGCAGCCATAATTCTGATCGGGGTCTTCCGGGAAAACCCTTTTTTCCAAATCCCTGCTGCAGCAAGCTGTATTCTTTTATTAACCATTTTGATGATGTTTGCCGGGGCTTTTTCTTACTGGTTTAAACGTTGGTCTGTATTAATGATTTTATTAATACTTATTTTTTTAAACTTCCTTCCAACTTTCGAATTTTTCAAATCAGAATATCAGGTACCTGGGATTGATTATTCAAAAAATGAGATCCCCTACTCTATCCCTAAATTAAGAGAATTAACACATTCGGATACAGTAAAAAATGATATTCTGAAAGGAATAGACATTCTTGAAAACTGGAAAAAAAATACAGGAAAAGAAAAACCTGTGATGGTAGTGATTACTAATAGCGGAGGTGGGCAGAGAGCATCACTTTGGAGCCTTACCGCAATGCAATCTCTCGACACTGCTTTAGAAAACCAATTAATGAATCATACTGCCTTGATTACAGGTGCTTCCGGAGGATTAATCGGAGCTGCTTATTACAGGGAATTATACAGACAAAAACTTCTAGGAAATATTGATAATCCCAATGACAGTATCTATCGGACCAACATCAGTAAAGATGCCCTGAATCATGTGATTTTCACCATGCTGGTTAACGATCTTTTTGTCCGTCTGCAAAGATTTGATTATAAAGGAAAAGAATATATTGCCGATCGGGGAATAGCCTTTGAAAGACAGCTTCTGGCTAATACCAACGATGTGTTAAATGTACCGGTTTCTGAATATCGGGAGCCTGAAAAAAATGGTATTATTCCCCAACTTATTATATCACCAACAATATTAAATGACGGAAGAAAACTTTTTATCGGAGCACAGGATATTAGCTACATGTCCAGGGCTACTATTGCGGTACCGTTTACTGGTGAACAAAAAGTAAAAGGCATAGAATTCATGCGCGCATTTAAGGAACATGATGCAGAAGATGTTTCTATTCTTTCTGCCCTTAGAATGAATGCTACATATCCGTACATCCTTCCGAATGTAGGCCTGCCTACGGATCCTGAAATTAAAATTTTAGATGCAGGATTAGTCGATAACTTTGGTATTAGCGATGCAATAAGATTTTTATTAAGCTTCAGAAACTGGATTTCCAGAAACACCTCAGGAATAGTTATTGTAACAATCAGAGATTCTGCCGTACATTCTCCTCCTGATTCCGATATCAGTCAGACGCTAATGGAAAAATTCACTATTCCAATTACCGGAGTCTATAACAACCTTCCTAATTTACAGGATTACAGTAACGACAAGGAAATGGAACTATTAAAGGCCTTACTTGAGGTACCTGTGAATTTAGTTCCAATTGAATATATCCCGGAAAGAAATAAAGGTGAAATAGAGGGAAAAAGAGCTACCCTTAACTGGAGGCTTACCAATAGAGAAAAAGAAAATATTATCCGTAATATTAGCGAAACACATAATATTCTTGCCATCCAGAAAATAAAAGGGCTGGTAAACTGTCCTGAAAAGTAA
- a CDS encoding succinate dehydrogenase cytochrome b subunit, producing MSWFVRTFGSTLGRKLLMALTGIFLILFLVVHLAGNLQLLIPDGGKSFNIYAETMGNNTFIQIVSKVNFALILLHIIVAIILTRYNSKARPVSYENFNGNANSTWSSRNMGVLGSVIFIFIAIHLSNFWWVFKYGEVPTTTLEDGSTVKNYFAVVNEGFSQLWIVGIYVLSMVFLAFHLAHGFQSAFQTLGLNHKKYTPAIKAVGKWFAILVPIGFAIIPIYMYFNNIS from the coding sequence ATGAGCTGGTTTGTACGAACATTTGGAAGTACCCTGGGAAGGAAGCTTTTAATGGCCCTGACAGGTATATTCTTAATCTTATTTCTGGTAGTTCATCTTGCCGGAAACTTACAGTTGCTGATCCCTGACGGAGGGAAATCTTTCAACATCTATGCTGAAACAATGGGTAACAACACATTTATCCAAATCGTTTCGAAGGTCAATTTCGCATTGATTCTTTTGCATATAATTGTTGCAATTATTCTTACTCGTTATAATAGTAAGGCCCGTCCTGTCAGTTACGAAAACTTTAACGGAAACGCCAATAGCACCTGGTCATCCAGAAATATGGGCGTTTTAGGATCGGTAATCTTTATTTTTATTGCTATCCACCTGAGTAATTTCTGGTGGGTGTTTAAGTATGGGGAAGTTCCTACTACTACGTTAGAAGATGGATCGACTGTAAAAAATTATTTTGCAGTGGTTAACGAAGGATTCTCACAACTTTGGATCGTAGGTATCTACGTTCTGAGTATGGTATTCTTAGCTTTCCATTTAGCACATGGCTTCCAGAGTGCTTTTCAGACTCTTGGATTAAATCATAAAAAATATACACCTGCTATCAAAGCAGTGGGAAAATGGTTTGCCATCCTGGTTCCGATAGGATTCGCCATTATTCCAATTTATATGTACTTTAATAATATTAGTTAA